A DNA window from Daucus carota subsp. sativus chromosome 3, DH1 v3.0, whole genome shotgun sequence contains the following coding sequences:
- the LOC108214552 gene encoding transcription factor LHW, with the protein MGYLLKEALKTLCGVNQWSYAVFWKIGCQNPKLLIWEESYYGPITYSGVPPMPDLVSPEACNSLGFQGGDRVQLLVNKMMLDNYVYVVGEGLVGRAAFTGNSHWILTHNYTKEYYPPEVLGEMLQQISAGMQTVAVIPVLPHGVVQLGSSSSIIENMQFVDDVKTLILQLGYVPGSLFSDNLASKEPSSEIGALMIENPASMSSTGKCNFTDLTSYTTNNYGQQNDSLAQMLGGQTSNLARQIQDDRQSSGPNFQNCHLFVSNNHSQAQVIPNIKTTADHKNQTENEISKAEIVTADSKLWQNEEASFHIPRSIMNQQSSLGPSAIVPGNRIVEKKMLVNAAVGNGGLNESDAFLSKWVIAGLNSNHTGSSSAPPHKPINPHNALGSLPETANVSSVLSVNGMAKRHNLPVLSSESEFQNGSQYSTELSTLSFATNSNSAVNLLPASITNKKNEIQDITCTQGDSYRDKEGVKNIKFQQRNVPFPSSENHSNMSSHSSGFIHDTQKQNSGYQDIAHAQYEDAYAQTQSGNDLFDVFGMNFKNSLFDESWKGFVHDGPGPDSNYLDKNTNTLYKIQNASSELQVVSEENSDSGVLCRTGTDHLLDAVVCRVQAGTKQVSDENLSCRASLEKISGPIAATASTSSRLANNSNQVQEACSNPAKSLPEEGALKSYSFNYKPCKEEPGKFSQTTSFYGSQSSSWVEQGPEIKQSSSTTTFSKRSDEISKSNRKRLKPGENPRPRPKDRQMIQDRVKELREIVPNSSKCSIDALLERTIKHMLFLQSVTKHADKLKQTGESMIINKEGGLLLKDNFDGGATWAYEVGSQSMVCPIIVEDLSPPRQMLVEMLCEERGLFLEIADIVRGLGLTILKGIMETRNDKIWARFAVEANRDVTRMEIFLSLVRLLEQSVESKAEPANCVGGIDGAMSHQAFHPGVSIAATGRPCNFQ; encoded by the exons ATGGGTTATTTGTTGAAAGAAGCTCTCAAAACTCTCTGTGGAGTTAATCAGTGGTCTTATGCTGTTTTTTGGAAGATTGGTTGTCAAAACCCCAA GCTTTTGATTTGGGAAGAATCTTATTATGGCCCCATTACATATTCTGGTGTTCCACCCATGCCTGATCTTGTTTCTCCTGAAGCTTGCAACTCTCTTGGGTTCCAAGGCGGAGATAGAGTCCAGTTACTTGTGAACAAGATGATGCTAGACAATTATGTTTATGTTGTTGGAGAAGG GCTTGTCGGGCGAGCTGCATTTACTGGAAACTCACACTGGATTCTTACCCACAACTATACAAAGGAATATTATCCACCAGAG GTATTAGGTGAGATGCTTCAACAAATCTCAGCAGGAATGCAG ACGGTTGCAGTCATTCCTGTTCTTCCTCATGGTGTTGTTCAGCTTGGTTCGTCATCATCC ATTATAGAGAACATGCAGTTTGTGGATGATGTCAAGACTTTAATCTTGCAACTTGGATATGTTCCTGGGTCTCTATTTTCTGACAACTTGGCATCTAAGGAACCTTCCTCAGAAATTGGAGCATTAATGATTGAAAACCCAGCTTCTATGAGTTCTACTGGGAAATGTAATTTTACGGACTTGACTTCTTACACTACTAATAACTACGGCCAGCAAAATGACTCTTTAGCTCAGATGTTGGGCggccaaacctctaatttagCAAGGCAAATTCAGGATGACAGACAATCTAGTGGTCCAAACTTTCAGAATTGTCACCTTTTTGTTTCCAACAATCATTCTCAGGCCCAAGTCATTCCAAATATTAAGACTACTGCAGACCATAAGAACCAAACTGAAAACGAAATCTCAAAAGCTGAAATAGTTACCGCAGATTCTAAATTATGGCAGAACGAGGAGGCTTCTTTTCACATTCCAAGGTCCATCATGAATCAACAATCCTCTCTTGGTCCATCAGCTATTGTTCCTGGCAATAGAATTGTAGAAAAGAAGATGTTGGTAAATGCTGCCGTTGGCAATGGGGGTCTAAATGAATCAGATGCATTTCTCTCAAAGTGGGTGATAGCAGGCTTGAACTCGAATCACACAGGTTCCAGCAGTGCCCCACCACACAAACCGATCAACCCTCATAATGCTTTGGGCAGTCTACCAGAGACAGCAAATGTATCATCTGTTTTAAGTGTGAATGGAATGGCAAAAAGACATAATTTGCCTGTTCTTAGTTCTGAAAGTGAGTTTCAAAATGGTTCACAATATAGCACAGAGTTGTCTACATTGAGTTTTGCAACGAACTCAAACTCGGCTGTGAACCTCTTGCCTGCAAGTATtaccaataaaaaaaatgaaattcaagATATTACCTGCACTCAGGGTGACTCGTATAGGGATAAAGAGGGTGTTAAAAACATTAAATTCCAGCAAAGGAATGTCCCATTTCCTTCATCAGAAAACCATAGCAATATGTCTAGCCATAGTTCTGGTTTTATTCATGATACTCAAAAGCAAAATTCTGGATATCAGGATATTGCACATGCTCAATATGAAGATGCATATGCCCAGACACAATCCGGGAATGACCTGTTTGATGTTTTTGGTATGAATTTCAAGAACTCTCTCTTTGATGAAAGTTGGAAGGGTTTTGTGCATGACGGGCCAGGACCAGACTCCAATTATCTGGATAAAAATACAAACACATTGTACAAGATTCAGAATGCAAGCTCTGAGTTGCAAGTGGTTAGTGAAGAAAACTCAGATAGTGGTGTTCTATGTAGGACTGGCACAGACCATCTTCTAGATGCAGTGGTCTGTAGAGTTCAGGCTGGTACAAAGCAGGTTTCAGATGAAAATTTGTCTTGCAGGGCTTCACTGGAAAAGATCAGTGGCCCTATTGCCGCCACTGCTTCTACCTCATCTAGGCTAGCCAATAATTCTAACCAGGTGCAGGAAGCATGCAGTAATCCTGCAAAGTCCCTACCAGAAGAAGGAGCATTAAAGTCTTATTCATTTAATTATAAGCCTTGTAAGGAGGAGCCGGGAAAATTTTCCCAAACGACGTCCTTCTATGGATCCCAAAGTAGTTCTTGGGTTGAACAAGGTCCTGAAATAAAGCAAAGTTCAAGCACGACCACATTTTCCAAGAGGTCAGATGAAATCAGCAAATCAAATCGCAAAAGGCTTAAGCCTGGAGAGAATCCTAGACCCAGGCCGAAAGACCGGCAGATGATTCAAGATCGTGTAAAAGAGCTGAGGGAAATTGTTCCCAATAGCTCAAAG TGTAGCATTGATGCATTACTGGAGCGGACAATCAAACATATGCTGTTCTTGCAAAGTGTTACGAAGCATGCTGACAAACTAAAACAGACGGGGGAGTCCATG ATTATCAACAAGGAAGGTGGCTTACTACTGAAGGACAACTTTGATGGGGGAGCAACATGGGCATATGAAGTTGGTTCACAATCTATGGTTTGCCCTATAATAGTTGAGGATTTGAGTCCACCACGTCAAATGCTTGTGGAG ATGCTTTGTGAAGAACGAGgtttatttttagaaatagCTGATATAGTTAGAGGATTGGGATTAACGATCTTGAAGGGGATAATGGAAACTCGTAATGACAAGATTTGGGCACGCTTTGCTGTGGAG GCTAACAGAGATGTAACAAGGATGGAGATATTTCTCTCCCTTGTTCGTCTCTTGGAACAATCGGTCGAAAGTAAAGCAGAGCCGGCCAACTGCGTTGGTGGTATAGATGGTGCAATGTCTCACCAGGCTTTCCATCCAGGGGTTTCCATAGCTGCAACTGGTAGACCATGTAATTTTCAGTGA
- the LOC108213511 gene encoding E3 ubiquitin-protein ligase PUB24, whose protein sequence is MEDIDVPTYFICPISLQIMKDPVTVITGITYDRESIEQWLATAEESLCPVTKQPLPQDSDVTPNHTLRRLIQAWCTANADLGIDRIPTPKSVLSMSHVLKLNRQLKAPQLCFGALKILDGLANESEKNRKCMAEAGTASAVVSVIVKCFRERRNVGLEEAVRVLHLTWKPSPDNIRVVHDNFDIIESILWILQDDHENLVELKHLAVLVLKTISEVASSNLMERLQYKFFDVIVATLREYRTSDHQATKALLHVLGLVLPWGRNRMKIIEAGAIYELIELELMHPGKHVTELIFCLLADLCACADGRAHLLNHAAGIAVVSKRILRISPVTDDRAVDILVMIARHSSIKEVVAEMLSVGAVAKMCLMIQADCDDNLKKKARGVLKLHSNAWRASPCINDYIFTKFAGN, encoded by the coding sequence ATGGAAGACATAGATGTCCCAACGTATTTCATATGTCCGATTTCACTTCAAATCATGAAAGATCCCGTAACCGTTATCACCGGCATAACATACGACCGCGAGAGTATAGAGCAGTGGCTTGCCACGGCTGAGGAGTCCTTGTGTCCGGTGACAAAACAGCCCTTGCCTCAAGACTCCGACGTGACACCTAACCACACGCTCCGCCGCCTCATCCAAGCATGGTGCACAGCCAATGCCGATCTCGGTATCGATCGGATACCTACTCCGAAATCCGTTTTAAGCATGTCTCATGTGCTTAAGTTGAATCGGCAGCTCAAGGCTCCTCAGTTGTGTTTCGGTGCTTTGAAAATATTGGATGGGCTTGCGAACGAGAGTGAGAAGAATCGAAAGTGCATGGCCGAAGCTGGCACGGCTAGTGCTGTGGTTTCGGTGATTGTGAAATGTTTTCGGGAGAGGCGAAATGTAGGGCTTGAGGAAGCGGTTAGGGTTCTTCATCTTACGTGGAAGCCTTCGCCTGATAATATTCGGGTTGTGCatgataattttgatattattgaGTCCATATTATGGATTCTACAAGACGATCATGAAAATCTTGTTGAGCTCAAACACTTGGCGGTTTTAGTCCTCAAGACAATTAGTGAAGTTGCGAGTTCAAATTTGATGGAAAGATTACAATACAAGTTCTTTGATGTTATTGTGGCAACTTTGAGAGAGTATCGTACTTCTGATCATCAGGCTACGAAAGCCTTGCTACATGTATTAGGACTGGTCCTTCCTTGGGGGCGAAATCGGATGAAAATAATTGAAGCGGGTGCGATTTATGAGCTAATCGAGCTCGAATTAATGCACCCGGGAAAGCATGTCACCGAGCTCATCTTTTGCCTCCTGGCTGATCTCTGCGCTTGTgctgatgggagagctcaccttcTGAACCATGCGGCTGGTATTGCAGTCGTGTCGAAGAGAATTCTGAGGATTTCTCCGGTGACAGATGACAGAGCAGTTGACATACTCGTTATGATCGCGAGACATTCTTCCATAAAAGAGGTCGTTGCGGAGATGTTGAGTGTGGGAGCTGTTGCGAAGATGTGTTTGATGATTCAAGCAGATTGTGATGataacttgaagaagaaagcaCGAGGAGTTCTGAAGTTGCATAGTAATGCTTGGAGGGCTTCTCCTTGtattaatgattatatttttactaaGTTTGCTGGGAACTAA